A single region of the Lycium barbarum isolate Lr01 chromosome 2, ASM1917538v2, whole genome shotgun sequence genome encodes:
- the LOC132628650 gene encoding uncharacterized protein LOC132628650, with translation MKSKRLVDVLNVVKAYWEGHALPKSITHTNLVLLPKKNAVETFSDMRPTSLRNFIKKVISLVIHDRMDKVLPNLISANQSGFVKGGNIIENVLLAQEIVSNIRLRGKPANVVIKLYMTKAYDRCHGCFTSSFP, from the exons ATGAAGTCAAAAAGG TTGGTAGATGTACTGAATGTGGTTAAAGCCTACTGGGAGGGACATGCTCTTCCTAAGTCCATTACACACACTAACCTGGTGTTGCTACCTAAGAAGAATGCTGTAGAGACCTTCTCAGATATGAGGCCTACTAGCCTAAGAAACTTCATTAAAAAGGTTATTTCATTGGTGATTCATGACAGGATGGATAAAGTTCTGCCAAATCTGATTTCTGCTAATCAATCAGGTTTTGTAAAGGGCGGGAACATCATTGAAAATGTGTTGTTAGCTCAAGAGATTGTATCTAATATTAGATTGAGAGGCAAACCAGCAAATGTGGTCATTAAGCTTTACATGACCAAAGCCTATGATAGGTGTCATGGTTGTTTTACTTCGTCTTTCCCTTAA